The genome window ACCCTGGAACAGCTCGGGATAGACGTAGAATGCCAGCACCATGAAGTTGCTACTGCCGGTCAGGGTGAGATAGATATGAGATTCAAACCACTGGTCCAGATGGGGGACCAGCTGGTATGGTTTAAATATGTATTAAAAAATGTTGCCTATCAACACGGTCATTCCGTCACTTTTATGCCTAAACCGATCTTTGAGGATAACGGCACGGGGATGCATACCCATATTAGTCTCTGGAAAGATGGCAAGCCGCTCTTTGCCGGGGATAAATATGCAGGCGTATCCCAGGAAGCCCTATATGGCATTGGCGGAATCCTTAAGCACTGCAAATCACTCTGTGCTATTACAAATCCGACCACAAACTCCTACAAAAGACTTGTGCCGGGCTTTGAGGCCCCTGTAAATCTGGCCTATTCAAGTCGTAACAGAAGCGCTGCGGTACGGATACCGATGTACTCAAGTGCACCAGCGTCTAAACGTCTGGAATTCCGAACTCCGGATCCATCCTGTAACGGTTACATGGCGTTTTCAGCGATTCTCATGGCTGTATTAGACGGTATTGAAAACAAAATCGACCCAGGTGATCCGTTAGATAAAAATATATATGATCTGCCCCCTGAAGAGCTTGCAAAGGTTGAATCAGCGCCTGCTTCGTTAGATGAGGCCCTTGCTGCACTGGATGAGGACTGCGAATACCTGTTGAAAGGTGATGTCTTTACAAAGGACGTTATTGAAAAATGGATAGAATATAAAACTACAAACGAGGTCGATGCCGTTAGACTGCGCCCGCATCCACATGA of Desulfosarcina sp. BuS5 contains these proteins:
- the glnA gene encoding type I glutamate--ammonia ligase, with protein sequence MKPEEVLKMAKENGAKVFDIRFMDFPGIWQHFTVPMCELNESNFEDGYGFDGSSIRGWQPIDDSDMLVIPDPTTAKMDPFFDEPTLVMIGNIADPITREPYTRDPRNIAKKAEIYLKSTGIGDTAYFGPEAEFFIFDNVRFESGRNVSYYEVDSIEGNWNTARDEAPNLGYKPRHKEGYFPVPPLDKFQNLRTEMLLTLEQLGIDVECQHHEVATAGQGEIDMRFKPLVQMGDQLVWFKYVLKNVAYQHGHSVTFMPKPIFEDNGTGMHTHISLWKDGKPLFAGDKYAGVSQEALYGIGGILKHCKSLCAITNPTTNSYKRLVPGFEAPVNLAYSSRNRSAAVRIPMYSSAPASKRLEFRTPDPSCNGYMAFSAILMAVLDGIENKIDPGDPLDKNIYDLPPEELAKVESAPASLDEALAALDEDCEYLLKGDVFTKDVIEKWIEYKTTNEVDAVRLRPHPHEFYLYYDI